One stretch of Corynebacterium auriscanis DNA includes these proteins:
- a CDS encoding geranylgeranyl reductase family protein — MTFMSRTISSDVLIVGAGPAGSAAAWYAAQAGYHVGVVDMANHLTTPRDKTCGDGLTPRAVAALHHMGAQGVLDDRPHINGLKLHGFGGSVTEPWPSTGSFPTRGSAIARTELDSALLRHAVAAGAEFHGGIKILDATHDRANRVSAVTGVDQATGEQVTCHFKFLLLAEGVRSTVARKLGVQWLRGMVHGVAARSYIRTPHGDEPWIHSHLELRDESHVAQPGYGWVFPLGGTQANLGCGALATAKRPSGVNTKKLLRHYAEQLREEWAIEGAPARVTSALLPMGGAVTRVAGENWATIGDTAALVNPLNGEGIDYALESARLVISLLPDAPRNPHGLLFMWPAMLREEYGEAFSLARRLAMGLTMPGLMSALGPVGMRGPQAHAVMAVATRVMGNLVSPQDRDVTSRVWRAVGALSVGADKLLAQDARPLFGR, encoded by the coding sequence ATGACATTTATGTCTCGTACCATCTCCTCGGACGTTCTCATCGTCGGCGCCGGCCCAGCTGGCAGTGCGGCCGCCTGGTATGCAGCTCAAGCCGGCTACCACGTGGGCGTCGTCGATATGGCAAACCACCTCACCACCCCGCGCGACAAGACGTGCGGCGATGGCCTTACCCCGCGAGCTGTGGCGGCGTTACACCACATGGGCGCCCAGGGGGTTCTTGACGACCGGCCACACATTAACGGACTGAAGCTGCATGGTTTCGGAGGTTCGGTGACTGAACCATGGCCGTCCACCGGCAGTTTCCCTACCCGGGGCTCGGCGATCGCCCGCACCGAGTTGGACTCAGCCCTTCTGCGCCATGCGGTTGCTGCGGGCGCGGAGTTTCACGGAGGCATCAAAATTCTCGACGCCACGCACGACCGCGCCAATCGCGTATCCGCAGTCACAGGGGTGGACCAGGCAACGGGAGAGCAGGTCACGTGCCACTTTAAATTCCTGCTGTTGGCCGAGGGGGTGCGCAGTACGGTCGCGAGGAAGCTTGGTGTGCAGTGGTTGCGTGGAATGGTGCACGGTGTCGCCGCGCGTTCATACATCCGCACACCGCACGGCGATGAACCATGGATTCACTCGCACCTGGAATTGCGGGATGAATCCCATGTTGCGCAGCCCGGCTACGGCTGGGTTTTCCCGCTTGGCGGCACGCAGGCGAACCTGGGTTGTGGTGCGTTAGCCACCGCGAAACGCCCCTCCGGGGTGAATACCAAGAAACTGTTGCGCCACTACGCTGAGCAGCTGCGCGAAGAATGGGCTATTGAAGGCGCACCCGCGCGTGTCACAAGCGCTCTTTTGCCCATGGGTGGGGCTGTCACACGGGTCGCGGGCGAAAACTGGGCCACCATCGGGGACACTGCTGCACTGGTCAACCCCCTCAATGGCGAGGGCATCGACTATGCCCTCGAATCCGCTCGTTTGGTGATTTCACTTTTACCCGACGCCCCACGCAATCCCCACGGATTGCTTTTCATGTGGCCGGCGATGTTGCGGGAAGAGTACGGCGAGGCTTTCAGCTTGGCGCGCCGCCTGGCGATGGGGTTGACAATGCCGGGGCTGATGTCTGCTCTGGGACCAGTGGGAATGCGGGGACCCCAGGCCCACGCAGTGATGGCGGTGGCCACCCGTGTGATGGGTAACCTAGTCTCCCCGCAGGACCGCGACGTGACGTCCCGCGTGTGGCGGGCGGTCGGGGCCTTGAGCGTGGGCGCGGACAAACTACTTGCCCAAGACGCGCGACCGTTATTCGGTCGTTAA
- a CDS encoding demethylmenaquinone methyltransferase, with translation MSRASLDKKPHEVASMFDGVGKNYDITNTVLSFGQDRMWRKRTRRRLNLGPGDVVLDLAAGTAVSTEELAETGAFCIACDFSMGMLRAGAHRQVPKICGDGTQLPFADATFDAVTISYGLRNIVDYRAGLREMARVTKPGGKLAVAEFSTPVIPVFKTIYKEYLMRALPEVARVVSSNPDAYIYLAESIREWPDQEELAREIAQCGWENVGWQNLTGGIVALHSATRRAD, from the coding sequence ATGTCACGGGCGAGCTTGGATAAGAAGCCCCACGAAGTCGCGTCGATGTTCGACGGTGTGGGAAAGAATTACGACATCACCAATACGGTCTTGAGTTTTGGCCAAGATCGTATGTGGCGGAAGCGTACCCGTCGGCGCTTGAACCTGGGCCCTGGAGATGTGGTGTTGGACCTCGCCGCGGGAACCGCGGTTTCCACTGAGGAGCTAGCCGAGACCGGGGCGTTTTGTATTGCCTGCGACTTTTCCATGGGTATGCTGCGCGCGGGCGCCCACCGCCAAGTACCCAAGATCTGCGGCGATGGAACCCAGTTGCCTTTTGCCGATGCCACTTTCGATGCAGTCACGATCAGCTACGGCTTGCGCAACATCGTCGACTACCGCGCCGGCTTGCGGGAAATGGCTCGTGTGACCAAGCCCGGTGGCAAGTTGGCAGTAGCGGAGTTCTCCACCCCCGTAATCCCCGTGTTCAAAACGATCTACAAGGAATACCTCATGCGTGCCCTGCCCGAGGTTGCACGGGTCGTGAGCTCTAATCCCGATGCCTACATCTACCTGGCTGAATCCATCCGCGAATGGCCAGACCAAGAAGAATTGGCGCGCGAGATCGCGCAATGCGGGTGGGAAAATGTGGGCTGGCAGAACCTCACCGGAGGCATTGTTGCACTACACAGTGCCACGCGACGCGCAGACTAG
- a CDS encoding glycosyltransferase family 4 protein, with translation MRVAIVAESFLPVVNGVVNSVLRVLEHLRRHGHEALVIAPAAKDGQEEITHYLGHRITRVPAVDVPGVNSLPIGVPLPRVLTEMRDFQPDVVHLASPFVLGAAGAAAAKTLGLPCVAVYQTDVAGFANNYGAAMLSQAAWRVTRVLHNNCTMTLAPSSVTIKELEEHKVRNVFHWGRGVDIVRFNPAKRSEDLRSLWLDAGRSKRAALHSGKVASFGADQVTVVGFVGRLAAEKSVERLAVLDDRDDIQLVIVGDGPEREDLEKIMPTAVFTGGMYGDDLPQAFASLDIFVHAGQFETFCQAIQEAQASGVATIGPRAGGPIDLITPGVNGHLLDVDSFERDLPSAVEDIINRGVKGFGAAAFEGVQSKSWPGLCSQLLDYYDLAIVMHGRKGLLSRKFFRKGPPERFMGVAADVESMMAAATSTGALAVAAGERLRKAQESPAQIAAQQTSQRRAQHSAAEPAQGSVRRPSETDQAAPF, from the coding sequence ATGCGTGTTGCAATCGTCGCCGAGAGTTTCCTGCCCGTCGTTAACGGCGTGGTGAATTCCGTTTTGCGCGTGCTGGAGCACCTGCGTCGTCATGGACACGAAGCCCTGGTGATTGCGCCGGCTGCGAAGGACGGGCAGGAAGAAATCACGCACTACCTCGGCCACCGCATCACTCGCGTACCCGCCGTGGACGTTCCGGGGGTTAACTCCCTGCCCATCGGTGTGCCACTGCCCCGCGTCCTGACGGAAATGCGCGATTTCCAACCGGACGTGGTTCACCTCGCCAGCCCTTTTGTTCTCGGCGCCGCCGGCGCGGCTGCTGCCAAAACTCTAGGGTTGCCATGCGTGGCTGTCTATCAAACTGATGTTGCGGGTTTTGCGAACAACTACGGCGCTGCCATGTTGTCCCAGGCCGCATGGCGCGTCACGCGCGTACTGCACAACAACTGCACCATGACTTTGGCGCCGTCTTCTGTCACTATCAAAGAGCTAGAGGAACACAAGGTCCGCAACGTTTTCCATTGGGGCCGCGGTGTGGACATCGTCCGTTTCAACCCCGCTAAACGCAGCGAAGACTTGCGGTCTTTGTGGCTCGACGCCGGGCGCTCCAAACGCGCAGCCCTTCATAGTGGAAAGGTCGCATCCTTCGGCGCGGATCAGGTGACCGTGGTCGGCTTCGTTGGCCGCTTGGCAGCTGAAAAGTCCGTGGAGCGCCTAGCGGTGCTAGATGACCGGGATGATATCCAATTGGTTATCGTCGGTGATGGCCCAGAACGTGAAGACTTGGAAAAAATCATGCCAACCGCCGTATTCACGGGTGGCATGTACGGGGATGACCTGCCGCAGGCCTTTGCCAGCTTGGATATTTTCGTTCATGCGGGGCAGTTTGAAACTTTTTGTCAGGCCATCCAGGAAGCACAGGCCTCGGGCGTGGCCACCATCGGCCCGCGTGCTGGTGGGCCGATCGACCTCATTACTCCAGGAGTAAATGGTCACCTGCTGGATGTGGATTCATTTGAACGCGATCTGCCCAGTGCAGTTGAAGACATCATTAACCGCGGTGTGAAAGGTTTTGGAGCCGCGGCATTTGAAGGGGTGCAATCCAAGTCGTGGCCGGGGTTGTGCAGCCAGTTACTGGATTACTACGATCTGGCAATCGTTATGCACGGGCGCAAGGGGTTGCTCTCTCGGAAGTTCTTCCGCAAGGGGCCACCGGAGCGTTTCATGGGTGTGGCCGCGGATGTGGAATCCATGATGGCTGCCGCTACCAGTACGGGTGCTCTCGCAGTGGCGGCTGGGGAGCGGTTGCGTAAGGCACAGGAATCTCCCGCGCAGATCGCGGCGCAGCAGACCAGCCAGCGCCGGGCGCAGCACAGCGCTGCAGAACCAGCGCAAGGTTCAGTGCGCCGCCCCAGTGAGACGGACCAGGCTGCCCCGTTCTAA
- a CDS encoding DUF3592 domain-containing protein, protein MNPAAKATLEQSVPALPRRERVVRRARQLVIALTIFGVLACLGMIVTAAIDDYAISRDRATATADVLDTGALRTTVRFHDSQGNYHQPDKGLKYPTGLVKGQKVRVEYQQSNPKNVKVAGRGWTLAFLPALSSLAVVLFVGGGLWLLLRSRLFAKTSPA, encoded by the coding sequence ATGAACCCAGCAGCCAAAGCTACCTTGGAGCAATCAGTGCCGGCCCTGCCACGCCGGGAACGGGTGGTGCGTCGCGCCCGGCAGCTGGTGATTGCGTTGACTATTTTTGGGGTGTTGGCTTGCCTGGGGATGATTGTGACCGCGGCTATTGATGACTACGCGATCTCGCGCGATCGGGCAACGGCGACTGCCGACGTGTTGGATACTGGTGCCTTGCGAACAACCGTGCGGTTCCATGACAGCCAAGGTAACTATCACCAGCCGGACAAGGGGTTGAAGTACCCAACGGGGTTGGTGAAAGGACAGAAAGTACGCGTGGAATACCAGCAGAGCAACCCCAAGAACGTGAAGGTCGCCGGGCGCGGTTGGACATTGGCTTTTCTGCCGGCACTCAGTTCGTTGGCGGTAGTGCTGTTCGTGGGTGGCGGGCTATGGTTACTCCTGAGGTCTCGTTTGTTTGCCAAAACTTCACCCGCGTAA